The Cytobacillus oceanisediminis genomic interval CTAGTAAAATTTTTACTTGGTTTTCCATTTTTCAAATCCCCCTAACGTTCAATAAAAATAAATAAAGCTTTAATTAAAGCCTTCACTGTTGTGAAGTGAAGGCTTGTATGATTAATTTCAGTATTTTTATCTTTGAATTTTGAGAACTGTCTAGCTCCAGCGCCTACCCCCTCGAGGTCACAAACCAATCCTCCCAAAAAGGCAAAGAACGCCTTTTTGGGAGGCTCGGCTTGTGCTTGAGGCCCGCAGGATGCGGGTCATGCAGACGTTGCCACAGGACGTGGCGTTCTTAGTCTGCGTTCCTTCGTGAGCAAGGCGCTTCCGCTTTTATAGTTATGATCCGGCGTAAGAGTGCAATCCTGCAATGACCAGGTTTACCGCAACCAAATTAAACATGATAATGATAAATCCGATTACTGCAAGCCACGCAGACTTTTCACCATGCCAGCCCTTTGAAAGGCGAAGGTGAAGATATGCAGCATAAAATAGAAAGGTAATAAGCGCCCATACTTCCTTTGGATCCCATCCCCAGAAACGAGTCCAGGCGATTTGTGCCCATATCATGGCAAAAATCAAAGCTCCGAGCGTAAATACCGGAAATCCAATTAATACTGAACGGTAGCCAATCTCATCAACCAAATCCAGATTAATATTTTTTGCAAGCGGCTGAAGCGCAGCTCCAACCCTTTTCCGGAGAATCAATCTTAAGGCAAGATATAGAATGATACCTGAAGCCAATGACCATATAACTGTATTTAATTTTTTTGCATTGATAATTGCAGGCATTTCGGCCAGAGGTTCAAATTTCCCTTCCGTAATCAGCTGTCCCTCGTTAGGACCAGTTAAAGCAGGCATATGATACTCAAGAACATCTTCCTGACCGTTCTTATCAATCCAGTTAAATTCCGCTTTGTAGCCTGAAGCTGAGAAGCCTGAGCTTATAACAATAAACCCAAGTGTGCAAACCAGGCCAAACATAACGGCTTCAAGCCAGAATCTCTGTTTGCTTTGCTTAGTTTGATCCACTGATTTTACCAAATAAATTAATCCGGCAGCGAAGCTTACAGCCAAAATAGCTTGCCCAACTGCAGCTGTTGTAACGTGAATATGAAGCCAATCACTCTGCAGGGCGGGGATCAGCGGTGAAACTTCCCGCGGAAACATACTTGCATAAGCAATCATCAGTACCGCAACCGGGAGCGTAAAGACTCCTAAAATAGGTGTTTTATAAATTAAGTAAATCACTATAAAAGCACCAACAAGTGACATTCCAAAGAATGTTGTAAATTCGAAAAGGTTGCTGACAGGCGCATGCCCGGCTGCAATCCACCTTGTAATAAAGTAGCCAAGCTGTGCAGCAAACCCGATAATCGAGATCCATAATCCAATTGCTGCCCATCTGTTTGGCCCTTGTTTTGTTCTATTCTTATCCTTTATAGAGCCGGCAAAAAAGACAGTAGCAATTAAATAGAGGATAAAAGCTGTGTATAGTAAATTGCTGCTTATTGTAACCACTCAGATTCCTCCTTAGCCTTTCTTTTCACTTTGATTTTGCAGCTGATCTTCCGGCATCGTAATTCCGGTTCCATCCAATGCTGCTTCAATTTCCCTTTTAAGTCCATGCCAGTTTTTGTTAGTGTGTCCTGCTACCCACACCTCTCCATTAACACGGCGCAGCCAAACTCTTCGATGGTTCCAATAAGACCCTTGTGCAACACCTATCATGAAAATAACACCGCCCAATGCGATAATCCATAGGGTCAAATCTTTTCGGACAGTCAGAGCCGATACATTTTTAGTATCTATGCCTTTAAATGCCATCTTATATTCATTATCGCCAAATGGTTCAATTGTCTGTCGGATTGCAACAAAGCTAATTTCGCCATCTGGCTTATCCGGAGTAAACATTTTAAAAACAAAGGCAGGATTATTAGGAACTCTGGACTTTGTAATCGGTTCCCCATTTTCATCAAATTCAAAATCGGGAAAATAGCTGACAACTTCCGCTTTATAGCCATTTCCTAGATCATATACATCCTGAGGATCATTCAGGTCGACTGTTAAATCACCATACTCTTCACCCGTTTTTTTATTTGTCAGGGCAAAGGACATTTTGTTAAGCTCATTAAGTTTATAATCTACTTGGTATAATGCAAATTTTTCAAACTTTAAAGGTTTATTTACCTTAATTTCATAGTCCTTAACTTTCTCGAGATCAGCCTCTTCCCCTGCAACTGTATCTCCTTGTTTTTTATAAAGAATCACATTGGACTGATAATTTTTTGCTACCATCCCTGCTTTATCAATCGCTTCTTCAAACACTTCTTTATCTTTCTCTTTATCGTACATTTCAAGGATGAAGCCATCATTTTTAAGATAGTATTCTCCATTGGTTTCTGGAATGACCTTTGTCTCGCCTTCCCGGATCCAAAGTATTTTGTCAACGTACATGCCGGGAACAAAACGCAGCATTCCTCCGATTAAAAATATGATAAGCCCTACATGGTTAACGTATGGGCCCCATCTTGAGAAACGTCCCTTCTCGGCAAGGATATTTCCATTCTCTTCTCTGATGCTGTATTTCTTGGATTGTAATTTTGCTTTTGCCATTGTAAATGCCTGATCAGTATCTTCTGCCTTTGACACTCCAAATACCCGCTGGCGCTGCAGATAGCTTTCATGACGGCTTACCCTCTGTTTTTTTAGAGCCCTGTACAAAGGGACAACCCTATCCAGACTGCATATCACAAGCGATATGCCGATTGAGGCAATCAAAATCAAATACCACCATGAGCTGTAAAGGTTATGAAATCCCAGATCATAGTATAATTTACCTATCCAGCCATATTGATCTTCGTAATATTCTTCAGCAGGCATGATTGGCGGAATATACATTTCCTGAGGCAGAATTGTTCCAAGGGCTGAAGCAATCAGCGTTATTACAATAAGCCAGACTCCAACCTTTACAGACGAGAAAAAATTCCAAATTTTATCAATTATCGTTTTGTTATAGGTTTGCGAACGGCGTGCACTTCCTTCATACCGCATATCCAGAAGTTTCTTATCTTTTTCTTTTTCTTCCAATACCTTGCCGCATGACTCACATAGTATCGTACCTATGGGGTTTACATGGCCGCAGTCGCATTTTACTTCTTTCATATATAAAACTCCCCGTAACTTATGGTTTAATCTGTTCCATATAGTTCTTGATCGTATCTTCAGTCATCTCTCCTGTAATATACTTGACTACCTTACCGTCTTTATCGATAAGGAAAGTTGCAGGAAGAGGATTAATCCCGTAAGCTGATTGGACCTGGGTATTCTTATCAATGACAATCGGGAAAGATAAATCGTAACGCTCAGAAAATTTATTAACTGCCAAATCTGTTTCTCCAACATTGACAGCCAAAACCTGAACACCCTCATCTTTAAATTGCTTATATTGGTTGTTCATATATGGCATCTCTTTCTCACAGGGCTTGCACCATGTTCCCCAAAAGTTCAGGAAAACACCCTGGCCTTCATAATCTGATAACCGGTGTTTATTTCCATCCATGTCTGCAAGAACAAAATCAGGTGCCTTTTCGCCTACGGCAACCTTTTGAATCTTGTCTTTCGTAAAATTAGCGTATAGCGTATATGCCACGGCAGCACCAAGGACAAGCAATATGACTGTTCTTATTACCAGACGCTGCTTTTTCATAAAAAATTTCCCTCCTAAGGCATCCTTTTCAGATCAAAAATCGTACCCTTTAACAAGTTAATATGTAACATATGGAAAAAGAAATTAGCCTCATAGCTGTTTACTATTATAGCATTTTTCATCATACCTATATTGTTAACAAATAATCGTAACTGTGACACTTCTATGAATTTTTTTAAAAGCTCACTATTTCTTTTTCATAGCAAGTGCCCGCAGCTGCTTAACTTCATGGGCCGTAAGTTCTCTCGCATCTCCCGCTGATA includes:
- the ccsB gene encoding c-type cytochrome biogenesis protein CcsB, encoding MVTISSNLLYTAFILYLIATVFFAGSIKDKNRTKQGPNRWAAIGLWISIIGFAAQLGYFITRWIAAGHAPVSNLFEFTTFFGMSLVGAFIVIYLIYKTPILGVFTLPVAVLMIAYASMFPREVSPLIPALQSDWLHIHVTTAAVGQAILAVSFAAGLIYLVKSVDQTKQSKQRFWLEAVMFGLVCTLGFIVISSGFSASGYKAEFNWIDKNGQEDVLEYHMPALTGPNEGQLITEGKFEPLAEMPAIINAKKLNTVIWSLASGIILYLALRLILRKRVGAALQPLAKNINLDLVDEIGYRSVLIGFPVFTLGALIFAMIWAQIAWTRFWGWDPKEVWALITFLFYAAYLHLRLSKGWHGEKSAWLAVIGFIIIMFNLVAVNLVIAGLHSYAGS
- the resB gene encoding cytochrome c biogenesis protein ResB; the protein is MKEVKCDCGHVNPIGTILCESCGKVLEEKEKDKKLLDMRYEGSARRSQTYNKTIIDKIWNFFSSVKVGVWLIVITLIASALGTILPQEMYIPPIMPAEEYYEDQYGWIGKLYYDLGFHNLYSSWWYLILIASIGISLVICSLDRVVPLYRALKKQRVSRHESYLQRQRVFGVSKAEDTDQAFTMAKAKLQSKKYSIREENGNILAEKGRFSRWGPYVNHVGLIIFLIGGMLRFVPGMYVDKILWIREGETKVIPETNGEYYLKNDGFILEMYDKEKDKEVFEEAIDKAGMVAKNYQSNVILYKKQGDTVAGEEADLEKVKDYEIKVNKPLKFEKFALYQVDYKLNELNKMSFALTNKKTGEEYGDLTVDLNDPQDVYDLGNGYKAEVVSYFPDFEFDENGEPITKSRVPNNPAFVFKMFTPDKPDGEISFVAIRQTIEPFGDNEYKMAFKGIDTKNVSALTVRKDLTLWIIALGGVIFMIGVAQGSYWNHRRVWLRRVNGEVWVAGHTNKNWHGLKREIEAALDGTGITMPEDQLQNQSEKKG
- the resA gene encoding thiol-disulfide oxidoreductase ResA, producing the protein MKKQRLVIRTVILLVLGAAVAYTLYANFTKDKIQKVAVGEKAPDFVLADMDGNKHRLSDYEGQGVFLNFWGTWCKPCEKEMPYMNNQYKQFKDEGVQVLAVNVGETDLAVNKFSERYDLSFPIVIDKNTQVQSAYGINPLPATFLIDKDGKVVKYITGEMTEDTIKNYMEQIKP